A window of Xiphophorus hellerii strain 12219 chromosome 19, Xiphophorus_hellerii-4.1, whole genome shotgun sequence contains these coding sequences:
- the shprh gene encoding E3 ubiquitin-protein ligase SHPRH isoform X2, whose protein sequence is MMMMVKEHSLHFLWREVVTLCGKKLFYNPFTGCLIREFPLAGIEWPGGILADEMGLGKTVEVLALILFHTRQNLEQEALTLPVGKSVNYFVPPRPLVVKATRCKPEAQPKIKTSHPAVRVMLLNAIKEMRTGKGASVNAVFTYIRATYGYDLLKNRNHIKKTLAKLINEGFVDRVKGRGLAGSFKLGKNYKETKKMLSAASKLLFRPAESTPRKTFQRRAKEKAEAALQNSLSDDQTDLSLASDRRDTKGKEQKQWEENANKKADLEGGVTSTGSAAVSLRLSLGKLESDTQEIPRADRGEEASGTDSQDETETPTRASVVPFNTADYRFECICGELGIIDYKPRVQCMNCQLWQHAECVNYKEESLTTTPFYCPHCLVAMKPVSTGATLIISPSSICHQWVEEINRHVRSSSLRVLVYQGVKKHGFIQPRMLAEQDVVITTYDVLRSELNYVDIPHSNSKDGRRFRNQKRYMAVPSPLVAVEWWRICLDEAQMVECPTAKAAEMALRLASINRWCVSGTPVQRGLEDLYGLTLFLGADPYWVKYWWDQLLYRPYRRGNTEPLYNVIAQILWRSAKKDVIDQIQIPPQTEEVHWLHFSPVEGHFYHRQHEVCSQDALVKLRKISDWSLKLGSLDRRTVNTILYPLLRLRQACCHPQAVRGEFLPLQKSTMTMEELLKSLQKKCRVECEEAHRQLVCALNGLAGIHIIRGEFVEAAEMYREVLRSSEEHKGRLKTDSLQRLHATHNLMELLNAKHRGIPPTLRDDRLGEEAEQLRQHYMTKYDSEVADAHQALQPVLQNIKELKRKVNLNSPWWLEVIQMSTRCSTDEDLVSRVKNELTSSYKQQANKLSMADKFRDACGLQFLLTTQMQDLMKSQKTVRDAVKSLEGPASKEVIEEATICHLRPMRLPLNNCVFCKADELFTDYESKLFAHTVKGQMAIFEEMIEDEEGLVDDRLPTTSRGLWAASEAERTLKAILSFAKAKRMDPELVEEGNMFMELFENWKKEYKVLHEYWMVLRNHVSAIDELGMATERLRVRLPDEPKPKLLHIIEPHEVEQNRVKLLNDQAVAKSQLQKKLGQFLYLTNLEKSQDKSTGGLNPEPCPICARPLGQEWAVLTCGHCFCNECIAIIVEQYSVGSRRRAIKCAICRQTTSHTEISYVFTTQSSSHDQDIPVKGSHSTKVEAVVRTLKQIQMNDPGAKCLVFSMWQSVLDIIAKALLDNNLEFSQINGIHKFQENLSSFKYSEKINILLLPLHTGSNGLNIIEATHVLLVEPILNPAHELQAIGRVHRIGQTKPTFVHRFLIKSTIEERMQAMLKTAEKSHTSTAMKHSEAAVLTVADLADLFTEDTEPLE, encoded by the exons atgatgatgatggtgaaaG aaCACTCCCTGCATTTTCTGTGGCGAGAGGTTGTGACTTTATGTGGCAAGAAGTTGTTCTATAATCCCTTTACCGGCTG CTTAATTCGAGAATTCCCGCTGGCTGGAATCGAGTGGCCCGGTGGGATCCTGGCCGATGAGATGGGGCTCGGGAAAACGGTGGAGGTTTTGGCGCTTATTCTCTTCCATACTCGTCAGAATCTGGAGCAGGAAGCCCTCACGTTGCCTGTG GGAAAATCTGTGAATTACTTTGTTCCTCCTCGTCCGTTAGTAGTGAAAGCTACACGCTGCAAGCCTGAAGCTCaaccaaaaatcaaaacatcccACCCAG ctgtgcGCGTGATGTTGCTAAATGCAATAAAGGAGATGCGGACCGGCAAAGGAGCCTCGGTCAACGCTGTGTTCACCTACATCCGGGCTACTTACGGCTACGACCTCCTGAAGAACCGCAATCACATCAAGAAGACGCTCGCGAAGCTGATAAACGAAGGATTTGTCGACCGCGTAAAGGGCCGGGGTCTGGCGGGTTCTTTCAAGTTGGGGAAGAactacaaagaaacaaagaaaatgttgtcCGCAGCGTCCAAGTTG CTCTTCAGACCAGCAGAGAGCACGCCAAGGAAGACGTTTCAGAGGCGAGCGAAGGAGAAAGCCGAGGCGGCTCTCCAGAACTCCCTCTCAGACGATCAAACAGATCTGAGCCTCGCATCGGACCGGCGTGACACAAAGGGAAAAGAACAAAAGCAATGGGAGGAAAATGCGAACAAGAAAGCAGACCTGGAAGGTGGTGTGACGTCGACGGGTTCCGCCGCGGTATCTTTACGGCTTTCTCTGGGTAAACTTGAGTCAGACACACAGGAGATTCCCAGAGCAGACAGAGGAGAAGAAGCCTCTGGGACAGATTCACAGGATGAGACGGAAACTCCCACCAGAGCGTCCGTAGTCCCGTTCAACACCGCCGATTACCGCTTTGAGTGCATCTGTGGAGAGCTGGGCATTATTGACTACAAGCCGCGTGTGCAGTGTATGAACTGTCAGCTGTGGCAGCACGCAGAATGTGTGAACTATAAGGAGGAGAGCCTCACAACAACGCCCTTCTACTGCCCTCACTGCCTGGTGGCTATGAAACCAGTATCCACTGGTGCGACGCTCATCATTTCGCCCAGCTCCATCTGCCACCAGTGGGTGGAGGAGATCAATCGCCACGTCAGATCCTCCTCCCTGCGCGTGCTG GTGTATCAGGGCGTGAAGAAACACGGGTTTATCCAGCCTCGGATGCTTGCCGAGCAGGACGTGGTCATCACCACCTACGACGTTCTTCGCTCTGAGCTCAACTACGTCGACATCCCCCACAGCAACAGCAAGGACGGCCGACGCTTCCGCAACCAGAAGCGCTACATGGCGGTCCCCAGCCCTCTGGTGGCCGTGGAGTGGTGGCGCATCTGTCTGGACGAGGCCCAGATGGTCGAGTGTCCCACTGCCAAG GCTGCAGAAATGGCTCTGCGTCTTGCCTCCATCAACCGTTGGTGCGTCAGCGGCACTCCCGTCCAACGAGGCCTTGAAG ATCTGTACGGCCTGACTCTTTTTCTTGGAGCGGATCCATACTGGGTGAAATACTGGTGGGACCAGCTGCTTTATCGCCCCTATCGCCGTGGAAACACAGAACCTCTGTACAATGTGATTGCTCAGATATTGTGGCGGTCGGCTAAAAAGGACGTCATCGATCAG ATTCAGATCCCCCCTCAGACAGAGGAGGTGCACTGGCTTCACTTTTCTCCTGTTGAGGGCCATTTCTACCATCGCCAGCACGAGGTCTGCTCCCAGGACGCTCTGGTCAAACTCAGGAAAATCTCCGACTGGAGCCTGAAACTGGGCAGCCTGGACCGGCGCACCGTCAACACCATCCTGTACCCGCTGCTCAGGCTGCGCCAGGCCTGCTGCCATCCGCAGGCCGTGAGGGGGGAGTTCCTGCCTCTGCAGAAAAG CACCATGACAATGGAGGAGCTCCTCAAGTCCTTGCAGAAGAAATGTCGAGTGGAGTGTGAAGAAGCTCACAGACAGCTGGTGTGCGCACTCAACGGCTTGGCTGGAATTCACATCATCCGAG GCGAGTTTGTGGAGGCTGCGGAGATGTATAGAGAAGTTCTGCGCTCATCAGAGGAGCACAAAGGCCGGCTGAAAACTGATTCGTTACAG CGACTTCATGCCACTCACAACCTAATGGAGCTGCTCAATGCAAAGCATCGTGGGATTCCTCCAACACTCAGAGATGACCGACTCGGTGAAGAG GCTGAGCAGCTGCGGCAGCATTACATGACCAAATACGACTCGGAGGTGGCCGACGCCCATCAGGCCCTGCAGCCAGTGCTGCAGAACATCAAAGAGCTGAAGCGCAAA GTGAACTTAAACTCCCCCTGGTGGTTGGAAGTCATTCAGATGTCAACCCGCTGTTCCACCGACGAAGATCTGGTGTCCCGTGTGAAGAATGAGCTAACTTCCAGCTACAAGCAGCAGGCCAACAAGCTCTCCATGGCAGACAA GTTCCGTGACGCTTGTGGTCTGCAGTTCCTTCTCACCACACAAATGCAAGATCTAATGAAGTCACAAAAGACTGTCCGGGACGCAGTGAAGAGTCTTGAGGGCCCGGCTTCTAAGGAAGTGATTGAAGAGGCCACCATTTGCCATCTTAGGCCAATGCGACTGCCACTCAATAA CTGTGTGTTTTGTAAAGCTGACGAGCTTTTCACTGATTATGAATCCAAGTTGTTTGCTCACAC AGTGAAAGGCCAGATGGCCATCTTCGAGGAGATGATCGAGGACGAGGAAGGCCTGGTGGACGACCGCCTCCCCACCACCAGTCGCGGTCTGTGGGCGGCGAGCGAGGCGGAGCGCACTCTGAAAGCCATCCTGTCGTTCGCCAAAGCTAAGCGCATGGACCCGGAGCTGGTGGAGGAGGGCAACATGTTCATGGAGCTGTTTGAAAACTGGAAGAAGGAGTATAAG GTGTTGCATGAGTACTGGATGGTGCTGCGCAATCACGTGTCGGCCATTGACGAGTTGGGCATGGCGACTGAACGGCTGCGTGTTCGTCTACCTGACGAGCCGAAGCCCAAACTGCTGCACATTATAGAGCCACATGAA GTGGAGCAGAACAGGGTCAAGCTCCTGAACGACCAAGCTGTGGCCAAGTCTCAACTCCAAAAGAAGCTTGGACAGTTTCTGTACCTAACCAATCTGGAAAAG TCACAGGACAAGTCAACTGGAGGGCTGAACCCAGAGCCATGCCCCATCTGTGCTCGTCCTCTGGGGCAGGAG TGGGCCGTGTTGACTTGCGGCCACTGCTTCTGTAACGAGTGCATTGCCATCATCGTGGAGCAGTACAGCGTGGGCTCAAGGCGGCGAGCCATCAAGTGTGCCATTTGTAGACAGACCACTTCCCACACAGAAATCTCCTACGTGTTCACTACCCAGTCATCCAGCCACGACCAGGACATACCAGTCAAG GGAAGCCACTCTACCAAAGTGGAGGCGGTTGTGAGAACTCTAAAGCAGATCCAGATGAACGATCCCGGAGCCAAATGTCTCGTCTTTTCAATG TGGCAGAGTGTCCTGGACATCATCGCAAAAGCCTTGTTGGACAATAACCTGGAGTTTTCACAAATCAACGGAATTCATAAGTTCCAG gAGAATCTTAGTTCTTTCAAATACAGTGAAAAGATCAATATTCTCCTCCTCCCACTCCACACCGGCTCCAATGGGCTGAATATCATCGAAGCAACCCATGTGTTGCTAGTCGAACCAATCCTCAACCCAGCTCACGAACTCCAGGCTATAGGGAGGGTGCACCGGATTGGCCAAACAAA GCCGACATTTGTACACAGATTCCTAATCAAATCCACTATTGAGGAGCGAATGCAAGCGATGCTGAAGACAGCAGAAAAGAG TCACACCAGCACAGCCATGAAGCATTCGGAGGCTGCCGTTCTGACGGTAGCTGACCTTGCCGATCTGTTTACAGAGGACACTGAACCTCTGGAGTGA
- the shprh gene encoding E3 ubiquitin-protein ligase SHPRH isoform X1, with protein MSSRRKRAPPVRVDEESKRRLEWNMLEDRKNEAVQQEDQTPSSSSCLSGDPTACTSFLSSVEDITEEDACGRLVQLSDELPSTSSDSGAASASLALSVVPALKLGHVWKALIGEFSIRPAWLPSDYEQRSFLAYRTGKQLYLSYSSCDESSGPQWSPEEDGCAVECSLGRIPFEDLDWLQKRRVVQLCHQTKEQEVKVGIYLLETGLGKPEFLSEGNARPKKATQIMQKLMEYFYDFIIPEVVENEEECDTDLERQNVEELYDYVRHQHQTENQDVTYDVQHKVLIPVLRPYQSQAVNWMLRREKYNISTPKEHSLHFLWREVVTLCGKKLFYNPFTGCLIREFPLAGIEWPGGILADEMGLGKTVEVLALILFHTRQNLEQEALTLPVGKSVNYFVPPRPLVVKATRCKPEAQPKIKTSHPAVRVMLLNAIKEMRTGKGASVNAVFTYIRATYGYDLLKNRNHIKKTLAKLINEGFVDRVKGRGLAGSFKLGKNYKETKKMLSAASKLLFRPAESTPRKTFQRRAKEKAEAALQNSLSDDQTDLSLASDRRDTKGKEQKQWEENANKKADLEGGVTSTGSAAVSLRLSLGKLESDTQEIPRADRGEEASGTDSQDETETPTRASVVPFNTADYRFECICGELGIIDYKPRVQCMNCQLWQHAECVNYKEESLTTTPFYCPHCLVAMKPVSTGATLIISPSSICHQWVEEINRHVRSSSLRVLVYQGVKKHGFIQPRMLAEQDVVITTYDVLRSELNYVDIPHSNSKDGRRFRNQKRYMAVPSPLVAVEWWRICLDEAQMVECPTAKAAEMALRLASINRWCVSGTPVQRGLEDLYGLTLFLGADPYWVKYWWDQLLYRPYRRGNTEPLYNVIAQILWRSAKKDVIDQIQIPPQTEEVHWLHFSPVEGHFYHRQHEVCSQDALVKLRKISDWSLKLGSLDRRTVNTILYPLLRLRQACCHPQAVRGEFLPLQKSTMTMEELLKSLQKKCRVECEEAHRQLVCALNGLAGIHIIRGEFVEAAEMYREVLRSSEEHKGRLKTDSLQRLHATHNLMELLNAKHRGIPPTLRDDRLGEEAEQLRQHYMTKYDSEVADAHQALQPVLQNIKELKRKVNLNSPWWLEVIQMSTRCSTDEDLVSRVKNELTSSYKQQANKLSMADKFRDACGLQFLLTTQMQDLMKSQKTVRDAVKSLEGPASKEVIEEATICHLRPMRLPLNNCVFCKADELFTDYESKLFAHTVKGQMAIFEEMIEDEEGLVDDRLPTTSRGLWAASEAERTLKAILSFAKAKRMDPELVEEGNMFMELFENWKKEYKVLHEYWMVLRNHVSAIDELGMATERLRVRLPDEPKPKLLHIIEPHEVEQNRVKLLNDQAVAKSQLQKKLGQFLYLTNLEKSQDKSTGGLNPEPCPICARPLGQEWAVLTCGHCFCNECIAIIVEQYSVGSRRRAIKCAICRQTTSHTEISYVFTTQSSSHDQDIPVKGSHSTKVEAVVRTLKQIQMNDPGAKCLVFSMWQSVLDIIAKALLDNNLEFSQINGIHKFQENLSSFKYSEKINILLLPLHTGSNGLNIIEATHVLLVEPILNPAHELQAIGRVHRIGQTKPTFVHRFLIKSTIEERMQAMLKTAEKSHTSTAMKHSEAAVLTVADLADLFTEDTEPLE; from the exons ATGAGCAGTCGAAGGAAGAGGGCCCCTCCTGTGAGGGTGGACGAAGAATCAAAGAGGAGGCTGGAATGGAACATGCTGGAGGACCGGAAGAACGAAGCCGTCCAGCAAGAAGACCAGACtccgtcctcctcttcctgtctgTCAGGCGACCCTACCGCCTGCACCTCTTTTCTCTCCTCCGTAGAAGACATCACCGAGGAGGACGCCTGCGGTCGTTTGGTTCAGTTGTCAGATGAACTTCCCAGCACGTCCTCGGACAGCGGCGCCGCCTCCGCGTCTCTGGCGCTCTCTGTGGTGCCGGCTTTAAAGCTGGGCCACGTCTGGAAGGCTCTTATCGGGGAGTTCAGCATCAGGCCGGCTTGGCTGCCGTCTGACTACGAGCAGAGATCTTTTCTGGCGTACCGGACGGGCAAGCAGCTCTACCTCAGTTACAGCAGCTGTGATGAGAGCTCGGGGCCGCAGTGGAGCCCTGAGGAGGACGGCTGTGCCGTGGAGTGCAGCCTCGGCAGGATCCCATTCGAGGACCTCGACTGGCTGCAGAAGAGGAGGGTGGTGCAACTCTGCCACCAAACCAAGGAGCAGGAAGTTAAG GTGGGAATTTACCTACTGGAAACTGGGCTGGGGAAGCCAGAGTTCCTCAGCGAGGGAAACGCTCGGCCAAAGAAAGCGACTCAGATAATGCAGAAGCTGATGGAATATTTCTACGATTTCATCATTCCTG aGGTCGTAGAGAACGAGGAGGAGTGCGACACTGATCTGGAGAGGCAGAACGTGGAGGAACTCTACGATTACGTGAGGCACCAGCACCAGACGGAGAACCAGGATGTAACATACGATGTCCAGCACAAGGTTCTGATTCCCGTCCTCAGGCCCTATCAGAGCCAGGCCGTCAACTGGATGCTGAGGAGAGAGAAGTATAACATCAGTACACCTAAAG aaCACTCCCTGCATTTTCTGTGGCGAGAGGTTGTGACTTTATGTGGCAAGAAGTTGTTCTATAATCCCTTTACCGGCTG CTTAATTCGAGAATTCCCGCTGGCTGGAATCGAGTGGCCCGGTGGGATCCTGGCCGATGAGATGGGGCTCGGGAAAACGGTGGAGGTTTTGGCGCTTATTCTCTTCCATACTCGTCAGAATCTGGAGCAGGAAGCCCTCACGTTGCCTGTG GGAAAATCTGTGAATTACTTTGTTCCTCCTCGTCCGTTAGTAGTGAAAGCTACACGCTGCAAGCCTGAAGCTCaaccaaaaatcaaaacatcccACCCAG ctgtgcGCGTGATGTTGCTAAATGCAATAAAGGAGATGCGGACCGGCAAAGGAGCCTCGGTCAACGCTGTGTTCACCTACATCCGGGCTACTTACGGCTACGACCTCCTGAAGAACCGCAATCACATCAAGAAGACGCTCGCGAAGCTGATAAACGAAGGATTTGTCGACCGCGTAAAGGGCCGGGGTCTGGCGGGTTCTTTCAAGTTGGGGAAGAactacaaagaaacaaagaaaatgttgtcCGCAGCGTCCAAGTTG CTCTTCAGACCAGCAGAGAGCACGCCAAGGAAGACGTTTCAGAGGCGAGCGAAGGAGAAAGCCGAGGCGGCTCTCCAGAACTCCCTCTCAGACGATCAAACAGATCTGAGCCTCGCATCGGACCGGCGTGACACAAAGGGAAAAGAACAAAAGCAATGGGAGGAAAATGCGAACAAGAAAGCAGACCTGGAAGGTGGTGTGACGTCGACGGGTTCCGCCGCGGTATCTTTACGGCTTTCTCTGGGTAAACTTGAGTCAGACACACAGGAGATTCCCAGAGCAGACAGAGGAGAAGAAGCCTCTGGGACAGATTCACAGGATGAGACGGAAACTCCCACCAGAGCGTCCGTAGTCCCGTTCAACACCGCCGATTACCGCTTTGAGTGCATCTGTGGAGAGCTGGGCATTATTGACTACAAGCCGCGTGTGCAGTGTATGAACTGTCAGCTGTGGCAGCACGCAGAATGTGTGAACTATAAGGAGGAGAGCCTCACAACAACGCCCTTCTACTGCCCTCACTGCCTGGTGGCTATGAAACCAGTATCCACTGGTGCGACGCTCATCATTTCGCCCAGCTCCATCTGCCACCAGTGGGTGGAGGAGATCAATCGCCACGTCAGATCCTCCTCCCTGCGCGTGCTG GTGTATCAGGGCGTGAAGAAACACGGGTTTATCCAGCCTCGGATGCTTGCCGAGCAGGACGTGGTCATCACCACCTACGACGTTCTTCGCTCTGAGCTCAACTACGTCGACATCCCCCACAGCAACAGCAAGGACGGCCGACGCTTCCGCAACCAGAAGCGCTACATGGCGGTCCCCAGCCCTCTGGTGGCCGTGGAGTGGTGGCGCATCTGTCTGGACGAGGCCCAGATGGTCGAGTGTCCCACTGCCAAG GCTGCAGAAATGGCTCTGCGTCTTGCCTCCATCAACCGTTGGTGCGTCAGCGGCACTCCCGTCCAACGAGGCCTTGAAG ATCTGTACGGCCTGACTCTTTTTCTTGGAGCGGATCCATACTGGGTGAAATACTGGTGGGACCAGCTGCTTTATCGCCCCTATCGCCGTGGAAACACAGAACCTCTGTACAATGTGATTGCTCAGATATTGTGGCGGTCGGCTAAAAAGGACGTCATCGATCAG ATTCAGATCCCCCCTCAGACAGAGGAGGTGCACTGGCTTCACTTTTCTCCTGTTGAGGGCCATTTCTACCATCGCCAGCACGAGGTCTGCTCCCAGGACGCTCTGGTCAAACTCAGGAAAATCTCCGACTGGAGCCTGAAACTGGGCAGCCTGGACCGGCGCACCGTCAACACCATCCTGTACCCGCTGCTCAGGCTGCGCCAGGCCTGCTGCCATCCGCAGGCCGTGAGGGGGGAGTTCCTGCCTCTGCAGAAAAG CACCATGACAATGGAGGAGCTCCTCAAGTCCTTGCAGAAGAAATGTCGAGTGGAGTGTGAAGAAGCTCACAGACAGCTGGTGTGCGCACTCAACGGCTTGGCTGGAATTCACATCATCCGAG GCGAGTTTGTGGAGGCTGCGGAGATGTATAGAGAAGTTCTGCGCTCATCAGAGGAGCACAAAGGCCGGCTGAAAACTGATTCGTTACAG CGACTTCATGCCACTCACAACCTAATGGAGCTGCTCAATGCAAAGCATCGTGGGATTCCTCCAACACTCAGAGATGACCGACTCGGTGAAGAG GCTGAGCAGCTGCGGCAGCATTACATGACCAAATACGACTCGGAGGTGGCCGACGCCCATCAGGCCCTGCAGCCAGTGCTGCAGAACATCAAAGAGCTGAAGCGCAAA GTGAACTTAAACTCCCCCTGGTGGTTGGAAGTCATTCAGATGTCAACCCGCTGTTCCACCGACGAAGATCTGGTGTCCCGTGTGAAGAATGAGCTAACTTCCAGCTACAAGCAGCAGGCCAACAAGCTCTCCATGGCAGACAA GTTCCGTGACGCTTGTGGTCTGCAGTTCCTTCTCACCACACAAATGCAAGATCTAATGAAGTCACAAAAGACTGTCCGGGACGCAGTGAAGAGTCTTGAGGGCCCGGCTTCTAAGGAAGTGATTGAAGAGGCCACCATTTGCCATCTTAGGCCAATGCGACTGCCACTCAATAA CTGTGTGTTTTGTAAAGCTGACGAGCTTTTCACTGATTATGAATCCAAGTTGTTTGCTCACAC AGTGAAAGGCCAGATGGCCATCTTCGAGGAGATGATCGAGGACGAGGAAGGCCTGGTGGACGACCGCCTCCCCACCACCAGTCGCGGTCTGTGGGCGGCGAGCGAGGCGGAGCGCACTCTGAAAGCCATCCTGTCGTTCGCCAAAGCTAAGCGCATGGACCCGGAGCTGGTGGAGGAGGGCAACATGTTCATGGAGCTGTTTGAAAACTGGAAGAAGGAGTATAAG GTGTTGCATGAGTACTGGATGGTGCTGCGCAATCACGTGTCGGCCATTGACGAGTTGGGCATGGCGACTGAACGGCTGCGTGTTCGTCTACCTGACGAGCCGAAGCCCAAACTGCTGCACATTATAGAGCCACATGAA GTGGAGCAGAACAGGGTCAAGCTCCTGAACGACCAAGCTGTGGCCAAGTCTCAACTCCAAAAGAAGCTTGGACAGTTTCTGTACCTAACCAATCTGGAAAAG TCACAGGACAAGTCAACTGGAGGGCTGAACCCAGAGCCATGCCCCATCTGTGCTCGTCCTCTGGGGCAGGAG TGGGCCGTGTTGACTTGCGGCCACTGCTTCTGTAACGAGTGCATTGCCATCATCGTGGAGCAGTACAGCGTGGGCTCAAGGCGGCGAGCCATCAAGTGTGCCATTTGTAGACAGACCACTTCCCACACAGAAATCTCCTACGTGTTCACTACCCAGTCATCCAGCCACGACCAGGACATACCAGTCAAG GGAAGCCACTCTACCAAAGTGGAGGCGGTTGTGAGAACTCTAAAGCAGATCCAGATGAACGATCCCGGAGCCAAATGTCTCGTCTTTTCAATG TGGCAGAGTGTCCTGGACATCATCGCAAAAGCCTTGTTGGACAATAACCTGGAGTTTTCACAAATCAACGGAATTCATAAGTTCCAG gAGAATCTTAGTTCTTTCAAATACAGTGAAAAGATCAATATTCTCCTCCTCCCACTCCACACCGGCTCCAATGGGCTGAATATCATCGAAGCAACCCATGTGTTGCTAGTCGAACCAATCCTCAACCCAGCTCACGAACTCCAGGCTATAGGGAGGGTGCACCGGATTGGCCAAACAAA GCCGACATTTGTACACAGATTCCTAATCAAATCCACTATTGAGGAGCGAATGCAAGCGATGCTGAAGACAGCAGAAAAGAG TCACACCAGCACAGCCATGAAGCATTCGGAGGCTGCCGTTCTGACGGTAGCTGACCTTGCCGATCTGTTTACAGAGGACACTGAACCTCTGGAGTGA